A genomic window from Aythya fuligula isolate bAytFul2 chromosome 15, bAytFul2.pri, whole genome shotgun sequence includes:
- the ANKS3 gene encoding ankyrin repeat and SAM domain-containing protein 3 isoform X1: protein MSELSDEASESELLSRSLSMWHGVGQMICREELDVPLDLHTASSIGQYEVVQECIQRGDLDLNKRNCGGWTPLMYASYIGHDTIVHLLLEAGVNVNIPTPEGQTPLMLASSCGNESVAYFLLQQGAELEMKDIHGWTALFHCTSAGHQQMVKFLLDNGANANCKEPVYGYTPLMEAAASGHEIIVQYLLNHGVKADVRDNTGATARTLAMKYGHTKIVGLIDLHAAPVPKVFCRGPGKYEELSSSDESCSAPQRQRPVRRTKGPSIHDGPQALAKITAVGIGGKKQSRYEQVPPQGYVTFNDDGSCEADGIRNRDVTSPINEQDVESSSSREDNVFFTNNLATIRSSSSSSECLTKALGVSSEGSLESNEDSDHANSPPSRKQAKSFKVKNRYSNSDNQWTHCPGKAGGSSQHLMLPEPPAYTGPQDLATFLEQIGCLKYLQVFEEQDVDLRIFLTLTESDLKEIGITLFGPKRKMTSAIARWHSNARPPSDALELAYADRLEAEMQELAIQLHKRCEEVEVMKGQVCQEQKLRAVAESCLMERDESWNAIQCQLREAQAITKDAGVLLDQIKSCQAELSSRLTQEQAAGRALDTKVQLGTVREGWPPSLKSLSLPELSAVLEKCVGEMGKALQTVTQNLQRLQAPGQGGQSWLEP, encoded by the exons ATGTCGGAGCTGAGTGATGAAGCCAGCGAGTCGGAGCTGCTGAGCCGCAGCCTCTCCATGTGGCATGGGGTCGGACAGATGATCTGTCGGGAAGAACTGGATGTTCCTCTGGACTTGCACACGGCCTCCTCCATCGGCCAGTATGAAGTGGTGCAGGAGTGTATCCAGCG tGGAGATCTGGATTTGAATAAGAGGAACTGTGGTGGCTGGACTCCACTGATGTATGCTTCCTACATTGGCCATGACACCATTGTGCacctgctgctggaagcaggagtGAATGTGAACATCCCGACGCCAGAAGGACAGACACCGCTCATGCTGGCCTCCAGCTGTGGAAATGAAAGTGTTGCTTACTTCCTCCTCCAG CAAGGCGCAGAGCTGGAGATGAAAGATATTCACGGCTGGACAGCCTTATTTCACTGCACCAGTGCTGGACATCAGCAGATGGTCAAGTTCTTACTCGACAACGGGGCAAACGCCAACTGCAA GGAGCCTGTGTATGGATATACACCTCTGATGGAAGCAGCTGCTTCTGGCCATGAGATAATTGTTCAATATCTTCTCAATCAT GGAGTGAAAGCAGATGTCAGAGATAACACTGGAGCCACGGCACGGACACTGGCTATGAAGTATGGACATACGAAGATTGTGGGGTTGATAGACTTGCATGCAGCCCCAGTACCCAAGGTCTTCTGCAGGGGTCCAG GAAAATATGAAGAGCTGAGTTCTTCAGATGAATCGTGTTCTGCTCCCCAGAGACAGAGACCTGTTCGTAGGACCAAGGGTCCCAGCATCCATGATGGGCCCCAGGCTTTGGCTAAGATAACAGCAGTTGGAATCGGGGGAAAGAAGCAGTCTCGCTATG AGCAGGTCCCTCCTCAGGGCTATGTTACCTTCAATGATGATGGCAGCTGTGAAGCAGATGGTATCCGGAACCGGGATGTTACCTCTCCAATTAACGAGCAGGAtgtggagagcagcagcagcaggg AGGATAATGTTTTCTTCACCAACAACTTAGCAACcatcaggagcagcagcagcagtagtgAATGCCTGACCAAAGCCCTGGGGGTCAGCAGCGAAGGCTCCTTGGAAAGCAATGAG gattCCGACCACGCAAACAGTCCTCCAAGTCGGAAACAAGCCAAAAGCTTTAAGGTCAAGAATCGCTACAGCAACAGTGATAACCAGTGGACCCACTGCCCAGGGAAAGCTGGAGGCTCTAGTCAGCACCTCATGCTTCCAGAGCCCCCTGCCTATACAGGACCCCAG GACCTGGCAACGTTCCTTGAGCAGATTGGGTGCCTGAAGTACCTGCAAGTGTTTGAGGAGCAAGATGTTGACCTCAGGATCTTCCTGACCCTCACAGAGAGTGACCTGAAGGAAATAGGCATCAC CCTGTTTGGACCTAAGAGGAAGATGACTTCTGCCATTGCCCGATGGCACAGCAATGCCCGGCCGCCCAGTGATGCCCTGGAGCTGGCCTATGCAGATCGGCTGGAGGCTGAGATGCAGGAGCTGGCCATTCAGCTGCACAAG aggtgTGAAGAGGTGGAGGTGATGAAGGGCCAGGTGTGCCAGGAGCAGAAGCTGCGTGCGGTGGCCGAGAGCTGTTTGATGGAGCGGGATGAGAGCTGGAATGCCATCCAGTGCCAGCTCAGGGAGGCTCAGGCCATCACCAAGGATGCTGGGGTCTTACTGGATCAGATCAA ATCCTGTCAAGCAGAGCTGTCCTCCCGGCTAACCCAAGAgcaagcagctggcagagcgCTGGACACAAAGGTGCAGCTGGGAACCG tgCGGGAAGGATGGCCAccttccttgaagtctctgagcTTGCCTGAGCTGTCAGCTGTTCTAGAGAAGTGTGTGGGAGAAATGG GTAAAGCTCTGCAGACTGTGACTCAAAACCTCCAAAGGCTCCAGGCCCCAGGGCAGGGCGGGCAGAGCTGGCTAGAGCCTTAA
- the ANKS3 gene encoding ankyrin repeat and SAM domain-containing protein 3 isoform X2, with amino-acid sequence MSELSDEASESELLSRSLSMWHGVGQMICREELDVPLDLHTASSIGQYEVVQECIQRGDLDLNKRNCGGWTPLMYASYIGHDTIVHLLLEAGVNVNIPTPEGQTPLMLASSCGNESVAYFLLQQGAELEMKDIHGWTALFHCTSAGHQQMVKFLLDNGANANCKEPVYGYTPLMEAAASGHEIIVQYLLNHGVKADVRDNTGATARTLAMKYGHTKIVGLIDLHAAPVPKVFCRGPGKYEELSSSDESCSAPQRQRPVRRTKGPSIHDGPQALAKITAVGIGGKKQSRYEQVPPQGYVTFNDDGSCEADGIRNRDVTSPINEQDVESSSSREDNVFFTNNLATIRSSSSSSECLTKALGVSSEGSLESNEDSDHANSPPSRKQAKSFKVKNRYSNSDNQWTHCPGKAGGSSQHLMLPEPPAYTGPQDLATFLEQIGCLKYLQVFEEQDVDLRIFLTLTESDLKEIGITLFGPKRKMTSAIARWHSNARPPSDALELAYADRLEAEMQELAIQLHKRCEEVEVMKGQVCQEQKLRAVAESCLMERDESWNAIQCQLREAQAITKDAGVLLDQINSSVDRGRDCCGDGAQWRAPRALSGARLPLPGKEQGAVCNPGR; translated from the exons ATGTCGGAGCTGAGTGATGAAGCCAGCGAGTCGGAGCTGCTGAGCCGCAGCCTCTCCATGTGGCATGGGGTCGGACAGATGATCTGTCGGGAAGAACTGGATGTTCCTCTGGACTTGCACACGGCCTCCTCCATCGGCCAGTATGAAGTGGTGCAGGAGTGTATCCAGCG tGGAGATCTGGATTTGAATAAGAGGAACTGTGGTGGCTGGACTCCACTGATGTATGCTTCCTACATTGGCCATGACACCATTGTGCacctgctgctggaagcaggagtGAATGTGAACATCCCGACGCCAGAAGGACAGACACCGCTCATGCTGGCCTCCAGCTGTGGAAATGAAAGTGTTGCTTACTTCCTCCTCCAG CAAGGCGCAGAGCTGGAGATGAAAGATATTCACGGCTGGACAGCCTTATTTCACTGCACCAGTGCTGGACATCAGCAGATGGTCAAGTTCTTACTCGACAACGGGGCAAACGCCAACTGCAA GGAGCCTGTGTATGGATATACACCTCTGATGGAAGCAGCTGCTTCTGGCCATGAGATAATTGTTCAATATCTTCTCAATCAT GGAGTGAAAGCAGATGTCAGAGATAACACTGGAGCCACGGCACGGACACTGGCTATGAAGTATGGACATACGAAGATTGTGGGGTTGATAGACTTGCATGCAGCCCCAGTACCCAAGGTCTTCTGCAGGGGTCCAG GAAAATATGAAGAGCTGAGTTCTTCAGATGAATCGTGTTCTGCTCCCCAGAGACAGAGACCTGTTCGTAGGACCAAGGGTCCCAGCATCCATGATGGGCCCCAGGCTTTGGCTAAGATAACAGCAGTTGGAATCGGGGGAAAGAAGCAGTCTCGCTATG AGCAGGTCCCTCCTCAGGGCTATGTTACCTTCAATGATGATGGCAGCTGTGAAGCAGATGGTATCCGGAACCGGGATGTTACCTCTCCAATTAACGAGCAGGAtgtggagagcagcagcagcaggg AGGATAATGTTTTCTTCACCAACAACTTAGCAACcatcaggagcagcagcagcagtagtgAATGCCTGACCAAAGCCCTGGGGGTCAGCAGCGAAGGCTCCTTGGAAAGCAATGAG gattCCGACCACGCAAACAGTCCTCCAAGTCGGAAACAAGCCAAAAGCTTTAAGGTCAAGAATCGCTACAGCAACAGTGATAACCAGTGGACCCACTGCCCAGGGAAAGCTGGAGGCTCTAGTCAGCACCTCATGCTTCCAGAGCCCCCTGCCTATACAGGACCCCAG GACCTGGCAACGTTCCTTGAGCAGATTGGGTGCCTGAAGTACCTGCAAGTGTTTGAGGAGCAAGATGTTGACCTCAGGATCTTCCTGACCCTCACAGAGAGTGACCTGAAGGAAATAGGCATCAC CCTGTTTGGACCTAAGAGGAAGATGACTTCTGCCATTGCCCGATGGCACAGCAATGCCCGGCCGCCCAGTGATGCCCTGGAGCTGGCCTATGCAGATCGGCTGGAGGCTGAGATGCAGGAGCTGGCCATTCAGCTGCACAAG aggtgTGAAGAGGTGGAGGTGATGAAGGGCCAGGTGTGCCAGGAGCAGAAGCTGCGTGCGGTGGCCGAGAGCTGTTTGATGGAGCGGGATGAGAGCTGGAATGCCATCCAGTGCCAGCTCAGGGAGGCTCAGGCCATCACCAAGGATGCTGGGGTCTTACTGGATCAGATCAA CTCCTCTGTGGACAGGGGCAGAGATTGCTGTGGAGATGGGGCACAGTGGAGAGCGCCCCGAGCTTTGTCTGGGGCACGTCTTCCTCTTCCTGGGAAGGAACAAGGAGCAGTTTGTAACCCAGGGCGTTAG